A stretch of DNA from Phycisphaerae bacterium:
TACGGCGTGGCCTTGGCCGGCGCCAACGTGATCTCGGTCCCGTTGGGTAATGATGAAGCCTTCCTCGAACGGATTCGTTACGTGGTCCAGCATCTTTATCCGCGGCCCAAGCTCCTGATCCTCAACTATCCGCACAACCCCACCGCCATGACGGTCGACCCGCCGTTTTTCGACAAGGCGGTGGCGCTCGCCAGGGAATTCGGCGTCGCCGTTCTCCACGACTTTGCCTACGGCGAGACCTGCTTCGACGGATACAAAGCCCCGAGCTTCCTTGCGGCAGAGGGAGCCAAGGAAGTAGGCGTCGAATTCACTACCATGAGCAAACCCTACAATATGGCCGGTTGGCGCATCGGCTTTTGCGTCGGAAACCAGACCATGTGCGAGGCGCTCGGAACCATCAAGGGTTACTACGATTACGGCATCTTTCAGGCCGTTCAAATCGCTTCGATCATTGCCCTGCGGCATTGCCGCGAGTTTGTCGAAGAACAGGCTCAGGCATACCAGCGGCGGCGCGACGTTGTCCTTGAGTGGTGCGAGCGCCTCGGTTGGCAGGCGGAGAAATGCCGGGCGAGCATGTTCGTCTGGGCACGTGTCAAGGATGAACACTTGGCCGGCCGGTCATCGATTGATTTCGCCATGCGGATGATGGAGGAGGCCGAGGTGGCTCTGGCTCCGGGCCGGGCCTTCGGTGAGAACGGCGAGGGCTACGTTCGAATCGCCTTGGTGGAAAACGAGCAGCGCCTGCGGCAGGCAATGCGGCAGATCCACCGTGCAATCGGCAAAAAGCCGATCAAGGGTACACCGCTCCGAAAAAAGCGGCCTGCCAATCCCGGTCGGCAAACGCAAGCCCGGCAGCCCTCTGAAGTGAACATTCCCGACGAATAGGAGCCGCACGGGTCCGCGGTGTCGAATCGTGATAGCCATCGTTGACTACGGGATGGGCAACCTGCGCAGCGTCCAGAAGGCTCTCGAACGCGTGGGAGCCTCTGCCGCCATCGTGTCCGCCCCTTCCGACGTGCAGCGGGCGGACAAGATCATCGTCCCCGGCGTTGGGGCTTTCGGTGATGCGATAGCCAATCTTCGTCAGAGGGGCCTCGTCGAACCGCTCGTCAAGGCAGCCCGATCGGACCGACCGTTCCTGGGCATTTGTCTCGGGCTCCAGCTCCTTTTTGACGTCAGCTACGAGGAGGGCGAACACCAAGGCCTCGGCATCATCCCGGGGCGCGTGTTGCGTTTCGATTTTTCGGGGCGGCCCGAGGCCGCCGGCCTCAAGGTCCCGCACATGGGATGGAATCAGGTGGCCTGGACCGGGTCCTGTCCGTTGTTGGAGGGCCTCACAAGCCCCCA
This window harbors:
- a CDS encoding aminotransferase class I/II-fold pyridoxal phosphate-dependent enzyme; this translates as MSDFKIQPSQRLLRLPPYLFAKINALKHKKRQEGIDIIDLGMGNPTDPTPQPIVDKLCEAARDPRNQRYSVSKGVLNLRRDVARHYHERYGVQVDPETEVVACIGSKEGISHLLLAMLGPGDTAVVGDPAFPIHVYGVALAGANVISVPLGNDEAFLERIRYVVQHLYPRPKLLILNYPHNPTAMTVDPPFFDKAVALAREFGVAVLHDFAYGETCFDGYKAPSFLAAEGAKEVGVEFTTMSKPYNMAGWRIGFCVGNQTMCEALGTIKGYYDYGIFQAVQIASIIALRHCREFVEEQAQAYQRRRDVVLEWCERLGWQAEKCRASMFVWARVKDEHLAGRSSIDFAMRMMEEAEVALAPGRAFGENGEGYVRIALVENEQRLRQAMRQIHRAIGKKPIKGTPLRKKRPANPGRQTQARQPSEVNIPDE
- the hisH gene encoding imidazole glycerol phosphate synthase subunit HisH yields the protein MIAIVDYGMGNLRSVQKALERVGASAAIVSAPSDVQRADKIIVPGVGAFGDAIANLRQRGLVEPLVKAARSDRPFLGICLGLQLLFDVSYEEGEHQGLGIIPGRVLRFDFSGRPEAAGLKVPHMGWNQVAWTGSCPLLEGLTSPQYFYFVHSYYVSPVDRSVACGLCDYGGPFAAMICRGNLYATQFHPEKSQKVGLRILENFARL